The genomic interval ACTGAAAGAGGACCTCTTCGCGCGGGGGCGTGAGCGCAACCTGCTGGGCTCCGCGTGGGTGGTGGCCGTGGCCAATCTGAAGGCGTTCGATTTCTTTCCCGCCCGGCAGATTGCCCTCTCCTATGTGCGGGATGAAGAAAAGAAGGTGGGGGTGCCCATCCTCGTGGACTTGGACGGAACGATGGGCGCGGCCCCATGGTCCCTGCCCATGAAGACATCCAATGTGCTGCTGCTGGATGCACAGGGCGCGGTGGTCTACCGGCACTCGGGGAGGATGAAGCCCGAGGAGCAGGGGGTGTTCTTCACGAAGCTCAGCCAGTTGGTGGGTGTGGACCTGACGACACCCGCGGGCTCGGGGGCCTCGCCATGAAGGTGGCCGTGACAGGGGCCACGGGCTTTCTGGGCGTGGGAGTTGTCCAGGGTTTGTTGAGCCGGGGCCATCAGGTCCACGTGCTGGCGCGGGACGTGCCCAAGGCCCTGGAGAAGCTGCCCCCAGGCGTGACGGGGGCCCCCTACGACACGCGGACCCCCGTGTCTCCGGAGGCGCTGGCCGGCGCGGAGGCGGTGCTCCACCTTGCGGGTGAGCCCGTGGCGCAGCGGTGGAACCACGACGCGAAGCAGCGCATCCACGACAGCCGGGTGCGGGGCACGCGGATGCTGGTGGAGGCGGTGAAGGCGGCGGGCACGGTGAAGCGCTTCGTGTCCGCGTCCGCCATCGGCTACTACGGGGGCGCTCGCGAGGCGGAGCCGCTGACGGAGGAGAGTTCGCCCGGAGACGACTTCCTCGCCCGGGTGTGCATGGCGTGGGAGGCGGAGGCGTGGCGGGCGCGCGAGGCGAACCTCACCACCGCGGTGGTGCGAATGGGCGTGGTGCTGCACCCCCAGGGCGGCGCGCTGCACAAGATGTTGCCGCCCTTCCGCATCGGCGCGGGGGGGCCCGTGGGCAACGGCCGGCAGTACGTGAGCTGGATTCATCGCGAGGACGCGCAGGCGCTCCTGTGCTTCGTGCTGGAGAACACCTCGCGGGAAGGCCCCTTCAACGCCACGGCGCCGGAGCCCGTCACCAACGCCGCCTTCGCGCACGCGCTGGGCCATGCCCTGGGGCGGCCGTCGCTGATTCACGTCCCCGCGTTCGTGGTGAAGGCGGCCATGGGGGAGATGGCGAAGGTCGTCCTGGAAGGTCAGCGGGTGCTGCCCTCGCGTGCCCAGGAGGCGGGCTTCACCTTCCGCTTTCCAGAAGTGGAGGGAGCGCTGAGGCACCTGCTGGCGTAGGTTGACGGGCATGGACGCCAGGGAACTGGAAGTTCGCGCACGCGCCGAGGGGACGCCCGTCATCACGGGAGACACAGCCACCTTCGTGTGGAGGGGCCGAGGGCCCGTGTTCCTCCAGGGAGACTTCCAGGACTGGAGGGGCGAGCCGCTCGCCCTGGAGCGCGTGGCGCCGGGGCTGTGGATTCGCTCGCTGGCGCTGCCTCGCGATGCCTATGTCGAGTACGCGCTGTTCGACGCACGCGGCCAGCGGCTGCGCGACGACTTCAACCCCCACGTCTCCGACAACGGCTTCGGCGATGTGAACCACACGTTCTACATGCCGGAGGGCGGCCCCTCGCTGCCTTCACGCAGGCCCCGGGGCGCGCCGCGAGGACGTGTCACCCAGCACCGCGTGGACATGTCCGACGTGGGCTTGGATGGTCAGCGCACGGTGCACCTGTACGC from Myxococcus stipitatus carries:
- a CDS encoding TIGR01777 family oxidoreductase → MKVAVTGATGFLGVGVVQGLLSRGHQVHVLARDVPKALEKLPPGVTGAPYDTRTPVSPEALAGAEAVLHLAGEPVAQRWNHDAKQRIHDSRVRGTRMLVEAVKAAGTVKRFVSASAIGYYGGAREAEPLTEESSPGDDFLARVCMAWEAEAWRAREANLTTAVVRMGVVLHPQGGALHKMLPPFRIGAGGPVGNGRQYVSWIHREDAQALLCFVLENTSREGPFNATAPEPVTNAAFAHALGHALGRPSLIHVPAFVVKAAMGEMAKVVLEGQRVLPSRAQEAGFTFRFPEVEGALRHLLA